CCGGATTCTAAGATAACGTTCTAATCGGATCAACGTTTGACTCTAATTTTAAAACAAGTCATGCCTTGGTTATAAATTACGCGTTTAAAATTGAAACGTACATAGAAAATGGAATTTCATTTTCTATCATTCATAAAATGAAATTCTACTTCTCAATCTTTTCCGCAAGGTGAATTGTTTCTTAGAAAAAGAATGATTTAAACTTTTTCCGACAAACGAAATGATTTCGTTAAAATGCTTGAAAACGGGCTTTAAGTCCGTCTGAAATAAACTTACGAAGAATTATAATTTTCAGCATCGAAAAAACCTTCCAGATCTCATCATTAAAATTATCAATTATCCCGAATCGGAATAATTTATAATTATTGAATATTCAAATTTTATATTATACTTTAAGTATAAAATTTTATTTATTTTACATTTTTATTTTTTGTTTGTAATATTATTTACGGTTCTGGCAAATGTTTCCGAATTTAAAAAGGAGGTTTATTGCTAATGACTATGGAAAAAGAAAATTTGGAAAATCTGGAATCAGGAAAAACTCTGAGCAATTCTGAAATCGAACGTCTTAGAGAAGCGTGTAGAAGCAACCCAACTCACTATACTTGGATACGAATTTTATTCTCTCTTGGATTGAGGCCGGAGGAATTGATTTCAATTCGGGTAAAAGATGTCGATGTCGACAATGGAATATTAAGAATTCGTGGTTTAAACGGAGTAGAGGATCGTCTTTTGGTAATCCCAGGATGTTTGTTAAAAGACTTTTACGGAGCTCTCAAAACAAAAATGCCCGAAGAATTCTTATTTTCAGGAAGAAAAGGAAAACTACATCGAAGGACGATACAAAAACTTCTCCAAAAGATAGAAATCAAAACGGGAATTAAAATCACCTTTCCGATCATTCGGAGAACGATCGCCGTAAGGATGCACAGACACGGCATCTCAATCGCATACATTTCCTTCTATCTTGGATATAAGACTCGAAGGGCGACCTATAAATTGATTGGGAAAAACGGAAAGCCCGAGCACGTAAAAATATTTTCCATAGAAGAAATTATAGACATTGGAGCTTAAAAATGAGTTGTAAACGCGTTCTGAAAGCTTAATTTAGTCCTAATTCTCCAAAAGGAAGCCATCTTTGGAAATCAAGACGAAAAAGATCGGTAAGCATACTCTAGTTGCGCTCAATGGAAGGCTGGATATCGGACATTCAGACGAAGTCGAAGCAAAATTACTGGATGATGTTCAGTCCGGCCAGGGTGATATTTTAATAAACCTGGAAAATATTTCATACATCTCCTCCTCCGGGATTCGTATCTTTGTAGGTATGGTCCGCGAGTTGGAAAAGCAAGGAAGGAAGTTGAAACTTTGTTGTATCACTCCACCTGTAAAAAAAGTATTCGACGTGGTCGAACTGCTGGATCTGTTTGAAGTCTACGAAACAGAAAGCGCGGCTCTCGATTCGCTAACCTAAAGTCCGGGAATTTTTCCCGGATTTCCCACGGGTCCTATGTCCCGAAAATTTCTTTCCAACCTCATTTCGCCTAACGCAGTACCTTTGGCGCTGCTGTTTCTCTTAGCGTTTGTTTTTGTCTGGGTTCCTCAGAACGATCGAATGGAATTTCCTCCGGTTTGGCCGGATGAGGTTCTATTTTATTCTCCCTCTCAGGATTTTGCCAGCTTTGGAACTCTAAGAACGAACGTATTGGAGGGTTTGATTCCGGGAATGGAAGAAATCACGCTCTGGATGCCTCCGCTTTATTTTCTTACTGGCGGATTCTGGATGCAACATATCATGCCCGGTCTCGAAGGATTGCGTCTTTTTACTTCGGTCACCGCCGCGTTTTCCATTCTCATCTTATATGGAATTTTAAAAAGAATCGGTTTCTCCTCTTTTTCAGCGCTCTTCTCTTGCCTTTTGCTCGCGACCGATCTCCTTTTTTTGAGAGTAGGAATGATGGCGAGAATGGAAGCCCTCTGTCTATTCTTCGCTTTAGGAAGTCTGTTCTTTCTTGTTCGAAGCGCTTTAGAAGAATCAACCGAAAAAGTAAGTTGGGTCGAGGGCGCGGCCGCCGGAGTTTTGCTTGGACTGTCTTTTCTTTCTCATCCTTTCGGCGCGGTCTTTGGAATTCCATCTCTCTATCTTCTCTGGAGAAGGACATCTCTGCTCCAACCTTGGTTTTGGCTGGGAGGAGCGTTGCCTCTGATCCTATGGATCCTTTGGTTTTTTCCAAAGTTGGACCTATTCTTATTTCAATTCGGATTACAATTCGGAAGAAAGAAAGAACTCTTCTCCGTGTTTTCAATGATCACGAAGATCAAAATTCTCATCGGGGGATATGAAAATCCGGGAGTTAGAATTCTCTTTTATATTTTTCTTTTGGCGGGAATCGGAATCAATCGAAGACTTTTGAAGGAAAAGAAAGAACGTTTTCTCTTTCTTTTTGTTTGGATTTTAGGGACGCTCGCTTTTCTTTTTCTTTCAACTGAATTTTATTATGTGGTGTATCTTACGATTCCGATTTCTGCGTTAGGCGGAATTCTCTTGGAAGATTCGGATCGAAAGAGGGTTGTCTACACGGGTTCCGGACTTCTGTTTTGCAACCTGATCGTTCTCTTTCTCGCGTATCGAAAAGTGGGATTTGTGAATCCTGAATTTGATCTTGGAAAAAAGTTTTCGGAAGAAGTCGCGACGGAACTGAAGTATTCTAAGAAGGTTTATCTACAAGCGATTCCCGATCCGTATTTTTATCTCAGAGAAAAATACCCGAATCAACAAATCTTAGAATTCATTCCGGGAGAATTGCCCGTGCCGCCGGAAATGTTTTTGGGAACCTTGGATTCCATCGATACCTTTGTATTCAGTGAAGGAACAAAACGAAACGAAACCGTCGACTTGTATTTGAAGGAGAATTCATCTTCATTTTACAAAAAGAATGTTTCAGTTTCTCCCTCTACAACTCGAAAGTTAGTCCGCGCTCAGGCTGAGATCTATCTTCGGAAAAAGAAATGAATTCTTCCCGGATTCAAAAAATTCTTTTTGAAACGATTGCTTTTATTTTTTTCTTTCAATCCTGCGTGGGAAAGGAATCGGATCAACAAGGTCTTTCCGCTCTTTTACCCCTTGTGGGTCCGCTCTTGAAAGTAGGAATCATCGGAGATTCTCTTTCTCAGAGATCGGATGGTTTCGGTTTGAGAGAAAAGTTGGGAACAAGATTTACGGTAACTGATTATTCAGTTTCGGGAAGATCGGTTCCCGGTTGGAACGACGTGATCGGAACGGCTCTTACAGAACAACAAAATCTTTTGATCTTAGAATTGGGGACCAACGACGTTTCCAGTTATCCGCTTGATCAGTTTCCCGGAAACTACGAGATTCTTCTAAATTCCATTCAAAAGGCGAGTAACGCGGCGATTCTTGTGACCGTTTTACCTCCTACGATTCAGCCCGGATATCGAGCCAATATTCTCCAGATCAATCCTTACTTGAGAAGTCTCGGTTCTCGTTATCTGATCGCAGATATGGAAACCGTCTTTCTCGAAACGGAAAAGACGATTCCCTTGTATCCCCAGATCGATCCGATTCATCCGAATCCTACCGGTTACGATTTGATGGGAACCGTCTACGCAGACACGATTCGAAAAATCTATTTTAAATAGAATTCAATTGTTATTATATTCACAATTGAGAATGAATGGATTGAATACCTGAGCCACGTAAAGTCTTCCTTCAAATGGAATCGCGGTGCTTCCGGCTGAGATCAAATCCCCTTGCGTTGCAAAAACTTCCTGAAAACTTCCGTCTTCGGAAATTCTAAATACTTGGGTCGGAGCGTGATAGTCCGCGTTCAACATGTGTCTTACGAATTGATAAGTGGATCCGTGTCCGACCACAAAAATTCTTCCCTTAGAATCGAGTTCCAAGTTGTCAGTTCCAGAATCTAAAAAGATTTTTTCCGCGGGACCAAGAACCGGTTTGCCGTCGGTTCTCTCGATCGGATAACGATAGACGCTTCGATCCGCGAAGCCTGCTCTATAGAGCATTTCTTTTCCTTGAGAATTCTTCGTATAAAGAATTCCGTTTCCGTAAAAGAGAGGAGTATTCAAGTTGGACCAAGTCTTTCCGTCGTAATACGCGATGTCCGCGCGTTTGAATCTGAAAAGATCGTCCCAAAAAAGATAACGAAAGAATCC
This is a stretch of genomic DNA from Leptospira tipperaryensis. It encodes these proteins:
- a CDS encoding SGNH/GDSL hydrolase family protein, encoding MNSSRIQKILFETIAFIFFFQSCVGKESDQQGLSALLPLVGPLLKVGIIGDSLSQRSDGFGLREKLGTRFTVTDYSVSGRSVPGWNDVIGTALTEQQNLLILELGTNDVSSYPLDQFPGNYEILLNSIQKASNAAILVTVLPPTIQPGYRANILQINPYLRSLGSRYLIADMETVFLETEKTIPLYPQIDPIHPNPTGYDLMGTVYADTIRKIYFK
- a CDS encoding glycosyltransferase family 39 protein, which encodes MEFPPVWPDEVLFYSPSQDFASFGTLRTNVLEGLIPGMEEITLWMPPLYFLTGGFWMQHIMPGLEGLRLFTSVTAAFSILILYGILKRIGFSSFSALFSCLLLATDLLFLRVGMMARMEALCLFFALGSLFFLVRSALEESTEKVSWVEGAAAGVLLGLSFLSHPFGAVFGIPSLYLLWRRTSLLQPWFWLGGALPLILWILWFFPKLDLFLFQFGLQFGRKKELFSVFSMITKIKILIGGYENPGVRILFYIFLLAGIGINRRLLKEKKERFLFLFVWILGTLAFLFLSTEFYYVVYLTIPISALGGILLEDSDRKRVVYTGSGLLFCNLIVLFLAYRKVGFVNPEFDLGKKFSEEVATELKYSKKVYLQAIPDPYFYLREKYPNQQILEFIPGELPVPPEMFLGTLDSIDTFVFSEGTKRNETVDLYLKENSSSFYKKNVSVSPSTTRKLVRAQAEIYLRKKK
- a CDS encoding STAS domain-containing protein, producing the protein MEIKTKKIGKHTLVALNGRLDIGHSDEVEAKLLDDVQSGQGDILINLENISYISSSGIRIFVGMVRELEKQGRKLKLCCITPPVKKVFDVVELLDLFEVYETESAALDSLT
- a CDS encoding tyrosine-type recombinase/integrase codes for the protein MTMEKENLENLESGKTLSNSEIERLREACRSNPTHYTWIRILFSLGLRPEELISIRVKDVDVDNGILRIRGLNGVEDRLLVIPGCLLKDFYGALKTKMPEEFLFSGRKGKLHRRTIQKLLQKIEIKTGIKITFPIIRRTIAVRMHRHGISIAYISFYLGYKTRRATYKLIGKNGKPEHVKIFSIEEIIDIGA
- a CDS encoding arylesterase — translated: MTKQTLKCGNSLGFRNTVMLLLILTLLNCGVDIKSVGPSGAACTRIEGLPGPEDLALDAEEKILYVSSHERRTSNQTGKIFWIDLKNSSVPKELPVQFPPEFRPHGMSILKTKDVYRLYVISHPALYKTHTIEIFERKGKEWSHVGTLSDPSITSPNDLHAVSENEIYVSNDHGSGGFFRYLFWDDLFRFKRADIAYYDGKTWSNLNTPLFYGNGILYTKNSQGKEMLYRAGFADRSVYRYPIERTDGKPVLGPAEKIFLDSGTDNLELDSKGRIFVVGHGSTYQFVRHMLNADYHAPTQVFRISEDGSFQEVFATQGDLISAGSTAIPFEGRLYVAQVFNPFILNCEYNNN